CAATGGTGCGAATTCTGGAGTCCGCGCCTTTTTTAATAAATGCCTATAATCCGGCAACACAATTCGGTCGCACCGAACAATCGTGGTTATCCCTTGCGATTGTTTTATCGGCCACTCTTTAGCGTGCGCTTAATTCCAGGAGCCGCTAAGTAAAGAAGGTGAGAGAACATGGATCGGCTACAAGCAATGCAGGTCTTCACCCGCGTCGTCGACACCAACAGCTTTTCCCGCGCAGCGGATACGCTCAATCTGCCGCGCGCGTCAGTCACGACGATCATTCAAAACCTCGAGGCGCATCTCAACGTGCGTCTGCTTCAGCGCACGACGCGACGACTCAATCTCACGCCCGACGGCGCCGCGTATTACGAGCGCTGCGTGCGCATTCTCGCGGACATCGAAGAAGCGGAAGGCTCGTTCTCGAACAACGGCAAGGGGCCGCATGGCAAGCTGCGTGTCGATATGCCGGGCGCGATCGGGCGGCTCATCGTGATGCCGCAGCTCTGCGATTTCCATACGCGCTATCCGGAAATCGAACTGATGATGGGCTTCGGCGACAAGCCGGTCGACCTGATTCAGGAAGGCGTCGATTGCGTGATTCGCGTGGGCACCTTGCAGGATTCGAGTCTCGTCGCGCGGCGCATTGGCGTATTTCAGGGCGTGACGGTCGCGGCTCCGCAATATCTCGAACGCAACGGCACGCCGAAAACGATCGAAGATTTGCAGAATCACACGGCGGTGAATTATTTTTCGAGCCGCACGGGCCGCATCATGGACATGGACTTCGTCGTCGACGACGAGACCATCGAAGTGAAGATGCGCGGCATGATCGCCGTCAACGATGCCGAAGCGTATCTGAGCTGCGGCCTCAAGGGCGTCGGCATCATTCAGGTGCCGCGTTTCATGGCGTTGCCGCATCTGCGCGCGGGCGAACTCGTTGAAGTGCTGCCGCAATGGAATCCGCTGCCGATGCCTATTTCCGCGGTGTATCCGCACAACCGGCATCTGTCGCCGAAGGTGCGCGTGTTCGTCGACTGGGCTGCAGAGTTGTTCGAACGCTGCCCGCTTCTGCAAGGCCAGAAGGACGCGGAAGAACGCTGCCTGCCGACCAGCACGCCGGCGCCTGTTATCGTGCGTCACGGCACGCCGGAAGTCGCGGGCACCGAGGATGTAGTTGCATAGCGAATCATCGGCGGGACGCGGCATCGCACGGTCGTCAATCAACGACAACGCAATAACAACGAATAAAAATGAGCGACAACATCACCGTGCGCCGCGTCGGCGCGAACGAGGCTACGGAATACATCGCGGCGCTGGCGGACGTGCTCATCGATTGCGTAGAAGGCGGCGCGTCGGTGAGCTTCATGCTGCCCATCTCGCGCGAAACGGCCGTCGATTTCTGGACACGTATTGCGCTTAGCGTCGCGCGTAACGAACGCGTGCTGCTTGTCGCTGAAGACGATGAAGGACATGTACTCGGTACGGTGCAGGTTGTCATCGATCAGCCGGAGAACCAGCCGCATCGCGCCGATATCGCGAAGATGCTGGTCGTGCGCCGTGCACGACGCCGGGGCATCGCACAACGCCTGATAGCCGCCGCCGACGATGCCGCGCGTGCCGCAGGCAAGTCCGTGCTCGTGCTCGACACCGTGACCGGCGGCGACGCCGAGCGACTCTACGAACGCGCGGGGTGGCAACGCGTGGGCGTCGTGCCGAACTATGCGTTGAAGCCCGACGGCACGCTCTGCGCGACGACTTTCTTTCACAAGCAACTCGCTTGAAGATCGCGCTAATTGCGGGCCTATCGCTTCGATAGGCACTTTCTTTTCACAGCGCAAACGTCCGCCTGCCAAGCCTCCGCGCGATTATTCGCCGAAATCGATAAATCTATTCGCTGATATGGCATTTATCCGCCCGTAGCGCCCGACTACATTCGACCCTATCGCAGCGTGCATCAACCGCAGATTGCAATCCGCATTTGCCCGCACGCAGCTTCGGAAAGAAGGAGTCGCACAGCATGAAACAGCTCGTCACGGGGTTTTCTCTCGCAGCCATCTCCGCCGTTGTCACAACTACGGCATTCGCGGAGAGCGGACAAGGCATCGGCCACGCCGGCACGTATCAAACGTCGGCGCAAGCACAGGAAAGTTCGAGCAGCACGCCGAAGACTCGCGCTCAGGTACGCGCCGAACTCGCCGCCGCTTTTTCGAACGGCTCGCTGCCCGCGCTGAATCGCAACACGTATCCGGAACGCAGCATGTGGGGCGATGCGATCGCCGCGCAAAGCGAGCAACGCACACGTGATGCGGCGCAAGCGGAAGCGCGTAATCGCGAGATCGTCGAGTATGCCAACGGCTCCGCGACACAAGGCAACGTGACGGCGCGTTGAGCGCCGTCAGCAAGGAATCAAGAGGTCATCATGTTCGAAAACACTTCCCTCGATCAGTTCTCCGCTCTGGACGTTTTCCCGTCGGTTACGCCGGTGTGGCGTCCCTTCGTTCAGCACGCAACGCATGAGCCCGCGGTCTCGCACGAGACGCAGCAAGGCAGCGGCGATTGCGCGCAGTGAGCGTGAACTGAAAGGCGCGGACAGACGTCTGCGCCTTTTCTCTCAACAGCAGTTTTAACCGCACGCGCCAATTTCGCCGCACGCGGTGCAGAAGTCGCAGCCATCCTTGCGGATCACCGCGTTCGCACCACACGTCGCGCATTTTCGGCCGTGCATTTGAGAAAGACCATGCGGATCGATCTCCCCTTGCGCGATGCCCTCGGTTACGTCGTCGAGCTCATCGGCTACAGCTACCGAATGCGACGTTCTATCGCCCGGCTTGCGCGCAAGCACGCGCGACGGTACCTGGTTGCCTTCTGCATCCAGAAAACCGCGGCGATGAAGAATCTGCTGGATCGCATACGCTAGCGCCGCGACTTCGGAGTCGTGCCAGCGCGGACTGCGATGCCCGTCGAGACGTTCGACATCCCCCAGTCTCACCTGACCGCGATCCCACGATACCTTGCGCATATCCTGCAGCGTGCGTGCCGCAAAGCCGCCGCGCGCAGCGAGTGAAATCGAGCGCATGGTCGCAGTGATCCATTGCTGCGATTCGTCGCGCTGACCCGTCGGGATAAAGAACTCGATGGGCCGTTCGATCGTCACGTCCTCTCCCGCGATGCGTCCCGTCACTTCGATGAACGACACCGCGAGATAGAGCGACTTCTTGCCCGCCTGCGTCAGATACTCGACCTTCTCGATGATCGCGGGCAACTCGCCCTTCGGCCGATGATCGATTGCGATGCGCAGCGGATCGAGATCGAATTCCGGGTCCGGCGAATCGCTCGGCGTTTCTTCCGGTGTTACCGACAACACCGCACCCAGCGTTTCATTGGGCCGATAGGTTGCGAGCCCCTTCAGGCCGCGCCGCCACGCTTCGAAATAGAGATCCTGAAACTTGTCGAACGGATAGTCGGCGGGCACGTTCACGGTCTTCGAGATCGACGTGTCGACGAAAGGCTGCACCACCGCCATCATCTCCATGTGATCGTGCGCCGACATGTCGAGTGCGCTCACGAAGTAATCGGGCAGCGTGTTCACGTCACCGCCCATCTCGCGATACAGCCGGTAAGCATGATCCTCCACCGCGAAGGTTTGACGCGAGCCGTCCGCCATGCGCTTGGTGCGCTGATATGTCCACGAAAACGCGGGTTCAACGCCGTTCGACGCGTTGTCCGCGAACGCAAGACTCACGGTGCCGGTAGGCGCGATTGAAAGCAGATGGCTGTTGCGAATGCCGTGCTCGCGTATCGCATTCTTGAGGTCTTCCGGCAGACGCGATGCGAACGTGCCCTCTTCCAGATACTGCTTCGCATCGAAGAGGGGGAACGCGCCGCGTTCCTGCGCGAGTTCCACCGATGCCCGATACGCCGCATCGCGCATCGTGCGCGCGATGCGCGTGGCGAAGTCGCGCCCTTCCTGCGCGTCATAGCGCAGACCGAGCATCACGAGCGTATCGCCGAGACCCGTGAAGCCCACGCCGATGCGGCGCTTCGCCTGCGCCTCGCGCGCCTGTTCGTCGAGCGGCCAGAGCGTGACGTCGAGCACGTCGTCGAGAAAACGTACTTGCGTGCGCGTGGTTCGCGTGAAGGCGTCCCAGTCGAACGAAGGCGCGCCGCCGCGCATCTGCGCGAACGGCGCGTTCACGAAGCGCGTGAGATTCAGCGGACCGAGATTGCAGCAGCCGTATGCGGGCAGCGGCTGCTCGCCGCACGGATTGGTCGCGCGAATCGCTTCGATGGCGCGCAGGTTGTTGTCGTCGTTCATGCGCGACATGAACACGACGCCCGGCTCCGCGACATCGTACGTCGAGCGCATGATCGTGTTCCATACTTCACGTGCGCGCACTTCGCGATACACCCATAGGCCATCCTCACGCTGATGCATGTCCTCGGCCGCGCGTTGCGCAGGCGAGGGCTCCGCCTTGTGCACGAGTTGCCAGATGGCGTCATCGGCGATGGCTTGCATGAACTCGTCGGTCACCGCGACCGACACGTTGAAATTGTTCCAGCGCCCTTTCGTATGTTTTGCCGCGATGAATTCGAGCAGGTCCGGATGCGTGCAATCGAGAATGCCCATCTGCGCGCCGCGCCGTGCGCCCGCGCTTTCGACGGTGCGGCACGATGCATCGAACACATCCATGTAGCTGCATGGGCCGGACGCCGCGGAACCGGTCGAATGCACGCGTGCGCCGCGCGGCCGGATCGCGGAAAAGTTATAGCCGACGCCGCCGCCGCGACGCATCGTTTCTGCGGCCTGCAAGAGCGCAACATAGATGCCCGGCAGGCCGTTGCTGTCGACGCCTTGTATCGCGTCGCCGACGGGCTGAACGAAACAATTGATGAGCGTCGCGTCGAGGCCCGCGCCTGCTGCGCTCATGATGCGCCCCGCACCCAGCGCGCCGCGCCGGAAGTTGTCGATGAACTCCGCTTCCGTCTTCGCGCGCAGCTCTTTCGGCTCGGCAAGCGCAACGCCGCGCGCCACGCGGCGATAGATATCTTCGACGCGCGTCTCATCGCCCTTGGCGTATTTTTCGAGCATCACGTCGATGGAGAACTGCTGCGGTGCAAGAGCGGTGCTGGGATTGTCTTCGGCCATGTCGAGTCCTCTGAATGCTTGGGGCGCGGTGCGGGCTTCGTGCGGGTTTCACGCGGGTTTCGTGCGGGTTTCGTGTTTTCGTACGATGCACACGCCCCGAAGGGCAATGCCCGACGATAGCGCGATTTCACCCGGCCTGCCATCGAACAGCTAAACTCCGCTGATCATTATCAGCCGATCATTCGCATGAGTTCAGGTCATCCGCCGCTATTCGGCATCGCGGGCCGTTCGGGCCAAGGCAAGACCACGCTGATCGAGGCGCTGCTGCCGTGGCTGCGTGCGCGCGGACTCACGGTCAACGTCATCAAGCACAGCCATCATTCGATCGAACTCGAACCGCCGGGCAAGGACAGTGCGCGCTTTCGTCGCGCGGGCGCGGGGGAAGTGCTGATCGCGTCGCCGTATCGTTACGCGATCGTGCGCGAGTTGCATGGCGAGGAGGAGCCGTCGGTTAGCGAGCTGGCGAAGCGCCTGTCGCACGCGGACCTCGTGATCGTCGAGGGATTCGCGCGCGAGGCGATGCCGCGTCTCGAAGTGGTGCGGCCGTCAGCCGGTCGCGATCCGCTTTATCAGACCGACGTCGAGATAGTTGCGATTGCAACCAATGCGCCGGATGCGCTCAAGACCACGCTGCCGGTACTCGCGCTCGACGACATCGCGAGTATCGGCGCGTTCATCTGCGAGCGCATGGGTATCGTGCTGACAAGCTAAGCCGCGACGAGACCGTGACGCGCCATCGTCAGCGCGTCTTTCAGCACATCGCCATCGCCGATGTGATTGGCGAGCAGCAAGATCAGCTTCGCATTGAGCATCTGGCTTTGCTCGTCGGAGAGTCCGTTGTGCGTGTCGATGAGGCGCTCGTAGAACGCATCGTGGTCCGCGATATTCAGTTCGAGAGTGAGCTTCATACGATTCATCCGTTGCAGGTTGCACGCTTGAGCGCCGCCGCGACCGCCGCGGCATCGAATGTGCGCCAGCGCGCGCACACGTGTTGATCGGGACGCAACAGATAGAACGTGCCGGGCTGCGCATCGAAACGATGCGCGACCATGCCTTCGACATCTTCCACCACCGTCACGCCCTTAGCCGCGCACGACATGCCCTTCGGCACGACAATCAGCGCATTTAACGGAAGCGGTCCATCCGACAACGCCGCGAGGCTTTTCGCGCAGGCGTCCGGGTCTTGCCCGAGTCCGCAGAAATAGATGCCCGTGAATGCGCCGCCATGCGTTTGGGCGAGCATCCATGCGTCGCGGCCATCGACGCGCACGGGTGCATCCGCGCATGGCGCGCCCGGCACCATTGCGCCGGTGAAGGCATCGTCCGCACGATCGGGCGTGTTCAGCGGTGAATCGCGCAGCACGGCCGGCACCGATAAACGTCCGCTGTTCGCAACGCGCCGTGCGAACGGACAGTCCTTCGCGAGATTGAGCGTGGCATCGCGGAACAGCCGCGAAACCGCGCTTTTCGGCGTGATGAAATCGGTGGCGCGCGTCGAGTTGAGGATGTTTTCGTCGGCGGCGTATTCGCGTTCGGACGCGTAGGTGTCGAGCAGCGTGTGAGGCGCATCGCCATTCAGGACGAGCCTGAGTTTCCATGCGAGATTGTCCGCGTCCTGCACGCCGCTGTTCGCGCCGCGCGCACCGAACGGCGACACGCCATGCGCGGAGTCCCCCGCAAAAATGACGCGCCCATGCCTGAAGTGCTCCATGCGCAAGCACGAAAACGTATAGACGCTTACCCACTCCAGTTCGAACTCCGCGTCTTCGCCGAGCAACGCTTTTACGCGCGGAATCACGCGTTCGGGTGCTTTCTCCGCGACGGGATCGGCGTCCCATCCAAGCTGAAAATCGATGCGCCATACGTTGTCCGGCTGACGATGCAGCAGCACCGACTGGTTGCGATGAAACGGCGGATCGAACCAGAACCAGCGCTCCGTCGGAAAAGGCGCCTTCATCTTCACGTCGGCGATCAGGAAGCGGTCCTTGAACGTGCGGCCGTGGCTGTCGAGATTGAGCGCGTGTCGCACCGGACTGCGCGCACCATCAGCGGCGACCACGTATTGCGCCTTGAGCGGATAAATTCCATCGGGCGTTTCGACCTGCAGCTCGACATGATCGTCATGCTGAGTCACGCCGATGACGTTGCTCTTCCAGCGCAAGTGCAAATTGTCGAGCGTCATGGCGCGCTCGGCGAGAAAGGCTTCGACGTAGTACTGCTGCAAGTTGATGAACGCGGGACGCGCGTGCCCGGTTTCAGGCAGCAGGTTGAATGTGTAGACGAGTTCGTCTTGCAGAAACACCTTGCCGACGTTCCAGCTCACGCCCTTTTCCATCATGCGTTCGCCGCAACCGAGGCGATCGAAGATCTCCAGCGTGCGCTTGGCGAAGCAGATTGCGCGCGATCCGCTCGATACGGTGTCGTCGTTGTCGAGCAGCACCGTGCGCACGCCCTGTTGCGCGAGATCGATGGCAGTCGCGAGACCGACCGGACCCGCACCGATCACCGCGACGGGATAAGGCGATGACGCGGGCGCATCGTGATCGGGCGCGCGCTCATAGTCGAAACGCAGGGTGGCGTAATTCACGGACATCGGTTCGTCTCCATCGGCGAGCCTGCGCGTCCTCGTAGCGGGATCTTCTCAGGCTCCGGTGCGAATTGCTTCGCTTTCGGTTATCTGTTCATCATTGTACAAGTCGTTTTATATTGTTAAATTTGCGTTTACCCGTATGGGGACGCGACAAAGCCTGCGACGATCGTCGCAGGATGATGAAAGGGCGCTATCGGCGGGAAATCAGACGGCGACGAAGCCCAGCATCTTCGACACGTGCCCGGCACACGCACGCAGCGCTTGGGCGATGTCGCCGTTCCATGCGCCATCGAACGAACCGCTCGGCCCGATCGCGGTGATCGCGAGCACGATGTTGCGCGAATGATCGAACACCGGCGCGCTCATCGCACTGATGCCCGCGACGGGATCGTCGATCGCTCTCGCGATGCCGTGTTCGCGCACTTCGGCGAGCATCGCGTCGATCTGCGCGCGCGTGTAATCGCGACGTACGGCGCCCGTTTGCAACGCGCCCGCGCGTTCGATGGCCACCAGCGCGTCCACGGTCATCGGCGGAAGATACGCGGCGAACGCGCGGCCCGTTGCGGTCTGCAACAACGACATCACCGTGCCTGTGCGCATCGTCACGTGGATGGGCACGCTCGCTTGCCGGATATGCACGATCGTCGGACCATAACTGCCCGCGCTCGCAAGCGCGACCGTATGCTCGACGCGCGGCGTCATGTTCGCCACTTCCTCGATTGCAAGCCGCACCGGATCGACGCGCTGCAAGCTGATCAGGCCCATCTGCAACGCGAAAGGCCCGAGTTCATAGCGGCCCGTGGCGGAGTCTTGCTGAATCAACCCGAGATTGCCGTACGACACGAGATACGGATGCGCCTTCGCCGACGGCATGCCCGCCTTCTTCGCGAGATCGCCGAGCAACATGGGCCCGCCGTGATCCACCAGTGCGCGCAAGAGCGCGCCCCCTACTTCGATCGATTGAATGCCGCGGCGCACTGCGCTCATGCCTGATCCTGCGTGTGTAGTCGAGATGCGCGCGATGATAACCGCACTCGCGCGCGCGGCGTCGGGTCACGTCACGTCTTTGGGCCGAGACGCGTGATCAACTCGCGATGCTGCGGATATCGTGCTTCCAGCGTGCCCGGCGCGGCCAGTTCGAACTCGCTGAATTCGAAGCCCGGCGCGACCGTGCAGCCGACCAACGCCGCGCCCGAAGCATCGCGACATTCGGCGGCAAACCAGTCGCCCGCTTTCACGACAGCTTGAAACGATGTATGCGGATGCATGAGCGCGTTGCCAAGGCGATGCGTGACGAGCGCGCCGCCGGCATCGTTCGCTTCGAGCACGTGCACATCGAGCGGATCGCCTGCATAGAAATGCCAGACCTCGTCCGAACGAATGCGATGCCACGCCGAATGCGCGCCATCGCATAACAGGAAGTAGATCGCGGTGGATGCGGAACGCAACGCGCCTTCGCCTGCGCGCGTCACGCGAGCATTGTCCCGATAGGTCTCGCGAAAGAACCCGCCTTCGGGATGCGGTTCGAGCTTCAGACGCTGAATCAATTCGTTCGTATCGATGCGTTCGCCTTGCATGGCGCTCCTTTGCCAGACCGGTTGTGGTTCGCGTATTCTGCATCCAATCGCGCATCTCGCCACGCCGCGCGCCACGCGCCTTCAATCAACCGATGGAAGCCATGACTCTCTCCTCTACCTTGCAGGACGCCTTCGCGCCGACCGGCACGTTGCGCGCATCGATCAATCTCGGCAATCCGATCCTCGCGCATCGCACGGACAGCGGCGAACCGGGCGGCGTATCCGTGGATATCGCGCGGGAACTCGCGGCGCGTCTTCGCGTGCCCGTCGCGTTCACCGCGTTCGAAACCGCCGCAAAGTCGGTGGAAACCGTCACGAACGAAGCCGCCGACGTCGGCTTCTTTGCAATCGATCCGTTGCGCGGCGCGGGCATTGCGTTCACCGCGCCTTATGTGCTGATCGAAGGCTGCTATCTCGTGCGCGACGCCTCGCCGCTCGTCAGCAACGACGAAGTGGATCGCGAGGGCAATCGCATCATGGTGGGCCAAGGCAGCGCGTACGATCTCTTTCTCACGCGCGAAATCAAGCATGCGCAGATCGTGCGCACGGAGCTGTCGCAAACGGTGGTCGAGGCTTTCCTGCGCGATAACCTCGAAGTCGCGGCGGGCGTCAAACAGCAACTCGAAGCCGATGCCGCGCGCACGCCCGGCGTGCGCCTGCTCGACGGGCGCTTCATGGTGATCCAGCAGGCGATGGGCTTGCCGAAGCCTCGCGGCGACGAGGCGGCGAACTTTCTGCGCGCGTTCGTCGAGGACGTGAAGCGCTCCGGGTTTGTCGCGGATGCGCTCGCGCGCCACGGCATCAAGGGCGCATCGGTGGCGCCGGCCGCGCAGACCTGAGCGAGCATCACATGAGCGCGAACGATGCAGGTCATTTCACGCTTGCGGTGACCGACTGGATCGACGCATCGTTCGAGCGCGACGTATCCGGCGGCCTCGCCGCGTTCAATCGCGCGCAGCTCGGTCCGAGCCATCAGCGCGATCTCGCCGTGTCGGTGTATCGCGGCGACGACTTCGTCGGCGGTCTGGCGGGCTATACGGCGTGGGACTGGCTATTCGTCAAATGGCTATGGATTCACGAAGACGCACGCGGCCTCGGCTTCGGCGGCCGCGCGCTGGAGGCCGCCGAGCACGAAGCGCAAAAGCGCGGCTGCCGCGCGGCGTGGCTCGACACCATTAATCCCGCGGCACGCGCGCTTTACGCGCGCTGCGGGTACGAGGTTTTCGGCGAAATCGCCGACTTTCATGCGGGGCAGTCACGCTATTTCATGCAGAAGCGTTTCTAATGCTGCTTGCATGTCGGCGCATGCGGCCTCGCCGTTGGCATTTTGCATTACGCATGTGTAAGACCAAACGGCATGACGCATTTTGCATTACGCATGCAGTTTCAAACGCTCGGCGACGCGCGCCGTGATCGCGCCGCGCGCCGCGAGCGATGCCGCCGAACGCTCGCGCACGTCGTTCAGCACGGCGGCCGGCGCGCGATCCGGATCGCCCGAATCGAACGGCGGCGCGGGGGCGTATTCCATCTGCAGCTGAATCGCCTGCGCCTCGTGCTCGCCGACGAGTTCCGCCGCCAGCGTCAACGCGAAATCGATGCCCGCCGTGATGCCGCCGCCGGTCAGCAAATTGCCGTCGCGCACCACGCGCGCGTGCACCGGAATGGCGCCGAGTTCGGCGAGCAGCGAGTGAAATGCCCAGTGCGTCGTCGCGCGTTTGCCGCGCAGCAGCCCCGCCGCGCCGAGCACGAGCGAGCCCGTGCAGACCGACGTCACATAACGCGCGTCTGCCGCCTGCCGGCGCAGGAAGGCGAGCGTCTCCTCGTCTTCCATCAGATCGCCGACGCCAGCGCCGCCCGGCACGCAGATCACGTCGAGCGCCGGGCAATCGGCGAAGGTGGCGTCGGGCGTCAGGATCATGCCGGCGCTCGATTTCACAGGCTCGCCCGTCTTCGCAACGAGGTGCACTTGCGCGTCGGCCATGTGCGCGAATACGTCGTACGGGCCGGTCATGTCGAGTTGCTGAACGCGCGGAAACAGCAGCAGGCCGATATGCAGCGTCATCTTGGGCTCCTTGAGTCGGTCAATCGTTGGCAGTGGACGAACCCATGCTACGCCGCTACCCTATGGCGAAGTTGACACATAACCCACGTTTTCCGCCAATATCGCCGGAAGTACCGATATGCACACCGAGACGCCCCGCACCGTCGATATCCTCGCCTTCCCCGACGTCCAGTTGCTCGACGTCGCCGGGCCGCTGCAGGTTTTCGCCACCGTCAACGATCTGGCGACGGCAGCGGGCATGCCGCGGCCGTACCGCCCGCGAGTGATCGCGCGCGAAGGCACCGTGACGGCATCGGCGGGACTCGGCGTCGTCGCGCACACGCTGCCCGATGCGAGCGAGGCGTGCGACACGCTGATTGTCGCGGGCGGCTGGGGCGTTCACGAGGCCGTGCGCCAGACCGATCTCGTCGACTGGGTGCGCGCACGCTCGACCCACGCGCGCCGCACGGCCTCGGTGTGCACCGGCGCGTTTCTGCTCGCGTCGGCGGGTCTGCTGGATGCCCGCCGCGCCGTCACGCACTGGACGCGTTGCGACGAACTCGCGGCACGCTTTCCGGCGGTGCGCGTCGAGGCCGATCCGATCTTCATCCGCGACGGCGACGTATGGACTTCCGCCGGCATCACGGCGGGCATCGATCTGTCGCTCGCACTCGTCGA
This portion of the Caballeronia insecticola genome encodes:
- a CDS encoding LysR family transcriptional regulator is translated as MDRLQAMQVFTRVVDTNSFSRAADTLNLPRASVTTIIQNLEAHLNVRLLQRTTRRLNLTPDGAAYYERCVRILADIEEAEGSFSNNGKGPHGKLRVDMPGAIGRLIVMPQLCDFHTRYPEIELMMGFGDKPVDLIQEGVDCVIRVGTLQDSSLVARRIGVFQGVTVAAPQYLERNGTPKTIEDLQNHTAVNYFSSRTGRIMDMDFVVDDETIEVKMRGMIAVNDAEAYLSCGLKGVGIIQVPRFMALPHLRAGELVEVLPQWNPLPMPISAVYPHNRHLSPKVRVFVDWAAELFERCPLLQGQKDAEERCLPTSTPAPVIVRHGTPEVAGTEDVVA
- a CDS encoding GNAT family N-acetyltransferase encodes the protein MSDNITVRRVGANEATEYIAALADVLIDCVEGGASVSFMLPISRETAVDFWTRIALSVARNERVLLVAEDDEGHVLGTVQVVIDQPENQPHRADIAKMLVVRRARRRGIAQRLIAAADDAARAAGKSVLVLDTVTGGDAERLYERAGWQRVGVVPNYALKPDGTLCATTFFHKQLA
- a CDS encoding DUF4148 domain-containing protein, giving the protein MKQLVTGFSLAAISAVVTTTAFAESGQGIGHAGTYQTSAQAQESSSSTPKTRAQVRAELAAAFSNGSLPALNRNTYPERSMWGDAIAAQSEQRTRDAAQAEARNREIVEYANGSATQGNVTAR
- a CDS encoding adenosylcobalamin-dependent ribonucleoside-diphosphate reductase — protein: MAEDNPSTALAPQQFSIDVMLEKYAKGDETRVEDIYRRVARGVALAEPKELRAKTEAEFIDNFRRGALGAGRIMSAAGAGLDATLINCFVQPVGDAIQGVDSNGLPGIYVALLQAAETMRRGGGVGYNFSAIRPRGARVHSTGSAASGPCSYMDVFDASCRTVESAGARRGAQMGILDCTHPDLLEFIAAKHTKGRWNNFNVSVAVTDEFMQAIADDAIWQLVHKAEPSPAQRAAEDMHQREDGLWVYREVRAREVWNTIMRSTYDVAEPGVVFMSRMNDDNNLRAIEAIRATNPCGEQPLPAYGCCNLGPLNLTRFVNAPFAQMRGGAPSFDWDAFTRTTRTQVRFLDDVLDVTLWPLDEQAREAQAKRRIGVGFTGLGDTLVMLGLRYDAQEGRDFATRIARTMRDAAYRASVELAQERGAFPLFDAKQYLEEGTFASRLPEDLKNAIREHGIRNSHLLSIAPTGTVSLAFADNASNGVEPAFSWTYQRTKRMADGSRQTFAVEDHAYRLYREMGGDVNTLPDYFVSALDMSAHDHMEMMAVVQPFVDTSISKTVNVPADYPFDKFQDLYFEAWRRGLKGLATYRPNETLGAVLSVTPEETPSDSPDPEFDLDPLRIAIDHRPKGELPAIIEKVEYLTQAGKKSLYLAVSFIEVTGRIAGEDVTIERPIEFFIPTGQRDESQQWITATMRSISLAARGGFAARTLQDMRKVSWDRGQVRLGDVERLDGHRSPRWHDSEVAALAYAIQQILHRRGFLDAEGNQVPSRVLARKPGDRTSHSVAVADELDDVTEGIAQGEIDPHGLSQMHGRKCATCGANAVIRKDGCDFCTACGEIGACG
- the mobB gene encoding molybdopterin-guanine dinucleotide biosynthesis protein B, which produces MSSGHPPLFGIAGRSGQGKTTLIEALLPWLRARGLTVNVIKHSHHSIELEPPGKDSARFRRAGAGEVLIASPYRYAIVRELHGEEEPSVSELAKRLSHADLVIVEGFAREAMPRLEVVRPSAGRDPLYQTDVEIVAIATNAPDALKTTLPVLALDDIASIGAFICERMGIVLTS
- a CDS encoding DUF2783 domain-containing protein, whose product is MNRMKLTLELNIADHDAFYERLIDTHNGLSDEQSQMLNAKLILLLANHIGDGDVLKDALTMARHGLVAA
- a CDS encoding FAD-dependent oxidoreductase, producing MSVNYATLRFDYERAPDHDAPASSPYPVAVIGAGPVGLATAIDLAQQGVRTVLLDNDDTVSSGSRAICFAKRTLEIFDRLGCGERMMEKGVSWNVGKVFLQDELVYTFNLLPETGHARPAFINLQQYYVEAFLAERAMTLDNLHLRWKSNVIGVTQHDDHVELQVETPDGIYPLKAQYVVAADGARSPVRHALNLDSHGRTFKDRFLIADVKMKAPFPTERWFWFDPPFHRNQSVLLHRQPDNVWRIDFQLGWDADPVAEKAPERVIPRVKALLGEDAEFELEWVSVYTFSCLRMEHFRHGRVIFAGDSAHGVSPFGARGANSGVQDADNLAWKLRLVLNGDAPHTLLDTYASEREYAADENILNSTRATDFITPKSAVSRLFRDATLNLAKDCPFARRVANSGRLSVPAVLRDSPLNTPDRADDAFTGAMVPGAPCADAPVRVDGRDAWMLAQTHGGAFTGIYFCGLGQDPDACAKSLAALSDGPLPLNALIVVPKGMSCAAKGVTVVEDVEGMVAHRFDAQPGTFYLLRPDQHVCARWRTFDAAAVAAALKRATCNG
- a CDS encoding IclR family transcriptional regulator, with product MSAVRRGIQSIEVGGALLRALVDHGGPMLLGDLAKKAGMPSAKAHPYLVSYGNLGLIQQDSATGRYELGPFALQMGLISLQRVDPVRLAIEEVANMTPRVEHTVALASAGSYGPTIVHIRQASVPIHVTMRTGTVMSLLQTATGRAFAAYLPPMTVDALVAIERAGALQTGAVRRDYTRAQIDAMLAEVREHGIARAIDDPVAGISAMSAPVFDHSRNIVLAITAIGPSGSFDGAWNGDIAQALRACAGHVSKMLGFVAV
- a CDS encoding cupin domain-containing protein produces the protein MQGERIDTNELIQRLKLEPHPEGGFFRETYRDNARVTRAGEGALRSASTAIYFLLCDGAHSAWHRIRSDEVWHFYAGDPLDVHVLEANDAGGALVTHRLGNALMHPHTSFQAVVKAGDWFAAECRDASGAALVGCTVAPGFEFSEFELAAPGTLEARYPQHRELITRLGPKT
- a CDS encoding ABC transporter substrate-binding protein, with product MTLSSTLQDAFAPTGTLRASINLGNPILAHRTDSGEPGGVSVDIARELAARLRVPVAFTAFETAAKSVETVTNEAADVGFFAIDPLRGAGIAFTAPYVLIEGCYLVRDASPLVSNDEVDREGNRIMVGQGSAYDLFLTREIKHAQIVRTELSQTVVEAFLRDNLEVAAGVKQQLEADAARTPGVRLLDGRFMVIQQAMGLPKPRGDEAANFLRAFVEDVKRSGFVADALARHGIKGASVAPAAQT
- a CDS encoding GNAT family N-acetyltransferase; this encodes MSANDAGHFTLAVTDWIDASFERDVSGGLAAFNRAQLGPSHQRDLAVSVYRGDDFVGGLAGYTAWDWLFVKWLWIHEDARGLGFGGRALEAAEHEAQKRGCRAAWLDTINPAARALYARCGYEVFGEIADFHAGQSRYFMQKRF